In Eubacteriales bacterium mix99, the DNA window ACATTTGATATTCCTGTAAAAAAAGCCGTATCCAATCCATGGATACGGCTTTTTGCTTTATCGGGCAAAAATATGGTTCCCAATCACCGTTGCGGCATCCGCGGATATCCGTTTGACCATCCATCGGGAGGTTGCTGTTCTGGGATTCATATAAAACAGACACCCTCCGGTCGGATCGTTTCCCAATATGGCATCGGAGGCAGCATGGCAGGATTCCGGATCCGGTTCCAGATGGATCTGACCGTCCTCCATACAGGTAAATGCATGATTTTGATAAATGACCTCCTTAAGGGTATTGGGAAAGCGGGAAGATTTCATGCGGTTCAGAACAACGGCAGCCACTGCCACCTTACCGATGTAGTCTTCTCCTCTGGCTTCTCCGGAAACAACACGGGCCAGCAAAAGGATATCCTGTGCCTTTCAACCGGTTTCCCGGGATAGTTTATCAACCAATGGAGCAATTTGCGCATCTTCATTGCTTTTGTTCTGAGCCAGGCTCAGCCCGGGAAACAGTGATATCAGCAGAGCAAGGCAGAAAGACATAACGTTTTTCACATTTATCCCTCCTCTGAAAATATCATTTGCAGAATGTGCGGGAATATAGCTGGAAAAATTTTAAAAACAAAATTTAAAAAAAGGGCTTTTTACAGCCCTTGGCTTGCAGGAATGCTACTCCTCTTCATAAGGGCGGAAACCACCCTTTCCTCCGAATAACAGCATAACTACAAACAATATAATAATTAATGTAAGGATACTTCCTCCACCGCCGAAGCCGCCGAGAATTCCATTTCCGTTGTCGCTGCCAAATCCTTTCACATCATCCATGGACCGCACCTCATTTCCGTGATATTGATTTACGATTCCATAGTATGTAATGCCCTTGGAAACGGTGACAAATCATTTCCCGCTGCTTTTCAGATCGTCTCCTACCTGATTGATATTGCCGGCTCCCATGGTAAGGATTAGATCGCCGGGCCGGGCATGTTTCCGGATCATATCTTCTATTTCCTGAAAATCAGGAAGATAAGTGCAGTCCTGGCCTTTTCCGGAGATTGCTTCCGCCAGCATACGGGAACTGATCTCGCCGGTATCCTTTTCCCTTGCAGCATAGATATCAGCAAGGATCAGGGTGTCCACTCCCTGAAAGGCCTCTGTAAACTCCCGGAAGAGCTTTTTCGTTCTAGTGTAGGTATGGGGCTGAAAGATGCACCACAATCGGTTATGCGGATAGTTGCGGGCTGCCTGGATCGTTGCCTTGATTTCCGTGGGATGATGCGCATAATCGTCCACAATGGTTGCCCCGTTTCCCGTTTTTCCCTTGATTTCAAATCTTCTGTGGGCACCATGGTAAAGGGACAGGGCATTTTTGATTCGGTCCGCCGGGATGTCCATGACATCTGCTGCGGCAATGGAAGCCAGAGCGTTATAGATATTGTGCCTGCCAGGCACTTTCAATCCGAAGGTTTCGAATATCTTTCCGTTTTTTACGGCCACGAAGCGTGCACAGCCCTCCTGATCATAGGAAATCTTCTTTGCGGTCCAGTCGGCAGGATGATCGATTCCATAGGAAACGGTATGACAGTCTGCCTGATCCATCAATTGGGACACCAGGGGATCATCTCCACAGCCGATGACATAACCCGTCTTCGGGACGAGTGCGGCATATTTGACAAAAGAATCGTAAATCTGATCGATATCCCTGAAATAATCGAGATGATCCCGGTCAATGTTCAGAATCATTGCCATATCCGGATGAAATTTCAGGAAACTGTCCACATATTCGCAGGCCTCGGTAATAAAGTATTTGCTG includes these proteins:
- a CDS encoding cell wall hydrolase, with amino-acid sequence MLARVVSGEARGEDYIGKVAVAAVVLNRMKSSRFPNTLKEVIYQNHAFTCMEDGQIHLEPDPESCHAASDAILGNDPTGGCLFYMNPRTATSRWMVKRISADAATVIGNHIFAR
- the murC gene encoding UDP-N-acetylmuramate--L-alanine ligase; this translates as MEDYHVREFLGKHIHFIGIGGISMSGLAEILHEKGCHVSGSDLRLSPLTERLSNNGIAVFKGHDRKNIEGADLIIYTAAIHEDNPELKEAKKRSIPCMDRATLLGQIMETYPFAIGVSGTHGKTTTTSMLSMIMYQSGLDPTILVGGELDEIGGNVRAGHSKYFITEACEYVDSFLKFHPDMAMILNIDRDHLDYFRDIDQIYDSFVKYAALVPKTGYVIGCGDDPLVSQLMDQADCHTVSYGIDHPADWTAKKISYDQEGCARFVAVKNGKIFETFGLKVPGRHNIYNALASIAAADVMDIPADRIKNALSLYHGAHRRFEIKGKTGNGATIVDDYAHHPTEIKATIQAARNYPHNRLWCIFQPHTYTRTKKLFREFTEAFQGVDTLILADIYAAREKDTGEISSRMLAEAISGKGQDCTYLPDFQEIEDMIRKHARPGDLILTMGAGNINQVGDDLKSSGK